The genomic stretch TTTATAGAACAATAATCTGTTTGCTTTTGTTCAACAACCAATAACTGATCATCGGCCGCGCTTTCCGTCTAGTTGCACGTGCCTCCATCTTCCTGACGCGTTCATTGACGTCACGCGATGCGCCTACTACAAACTCCCAGCGCAAACACCAAGCCTCTTGTGATCTCCCACCTTTTTGTTTCATCGTCTTTATTCTACCTTGACCGAATCGTTCATCTAAAAAACACTCAAATAACCATCAATTGACATCATATCTGCGACAATGGCTGGTACACGATCTTCTACCCGCACTAGCGGCAGCAATTCGAGCCCTGCAAAGAATGGTACCGCAGCTGGCACTAAGCGCAAGCAGGAGGTGGAACCATCGTCTAAGCGCAACCGTAAGGCGACCAAGAAGCAGACGACTATCGAGGAATCGATGGGCAAGGGGGATGATAGTGAGATGAGAGATGCTTCAGACGGGGGTTCAGACACAAAGCAGATAGACGAGTCTGAGGAGAAGGTAGATGAGGACCTCATCGACTCAGATGATGAAAAGGCACTTACGACTGGCGATGATGTGATTGCAGCCACTACTGGCAACGAGCAGAAAGAGGATAAAACCGACGATGCTGCCGCAAAGACAGACAAGGTTTCTCAAGATAAACAGGACGACAAGAGTAGTGGAGACGCGAAAGAATCTGTTGCCGAGGGCGACGGCGCTGTCGAAGAGTCTTCCCAGCGCGCAAAGCAGGTCCCATCCAACATTCTCGAGAAGGGTGTCATCTACTTCTTCACTCGCAATCGGGTCGGCATCGAAGAATCTGAGAGCGTCGGTGATCTCCAGCGCACCTTCTTTGTCCTCCGCCCAATGCCAACTGGGGCCAAGTTGGGTGACGGTACACTTGCAGACAATAACAACAATCGACTATTCGCTCTCCCTAAAAAAGTCTTCCCAAAATCACACAACGATCGATTCATGGCTTTTGTTGAGAAGGCCAACACTACTATCAAAGAGCTGAAGGAGAGCTTCTTCGGTGCAAACGAATATAAAACGAAGACACAAGGCAGCCGCCGTACGGAGCCCGTCGCACCGGTGGCTGAGGGTGTATATGCGATAACTCGTACTGAGGACCGTACTTGCCACCTCGTCTACTCGACTACTATTCCCTCGGAGCTTGGGGAGGTGCAGGAGGATCTCGGAATCAAGGATCAGGGTAGCTTCATCATGAGTGTGAAGAATCCTGAACGCAGTGGACCTGCTCAGGCTCAGCTCCCTCAAAAGCCCGACTTTCCCAAGGAGTAAGTGATAAAGGTCCTGCGAGATGTAACACGACTGACTGGGTAGATTCATCGAAGAGTTCCGTGGTCTAGCTTGGGTCGAAGTCAAGCCAAAGTACCTAGACTACGAATACTGCCAGATTCTACTTATCGGCGAGAAGATGGAAAATGGTGTACAGCCTACAACCAAGGATCAGAAACACGAAAAGGATACGCCTCTGGAGGAGATTGAGAAACTGGAGCACGAGGACGAGCTCCGCGTCGAACATCTTTCCGGTAAATCCTCACTTTCACTTTGATATCGTCAAGTGCTAATCCACTTCTCAGGTGACGACTCCGTCTATGATGATCTCAAAATCAGCAAACAAGAATACCCCCAGGTTGCGACTACCTGGTGAGCTTGGCTGAAAGCGGTAATATTTCAAGCACGTTCTATACGATGTACGATTCAACGACGTTTGAAAGTCAAAATGTAAACTATGGGTAGGGATGATGACTGGGTATCTAAAGGGCATGGGTCATCAACGCGCAATCATGTTCAAAAGATATGGCGCCCAAAACGATCAATTTATAATTGAGTGAAGCTCATTTTCACTCTTCTTTGAGCTCGAGGGCTGAATTTCTCGCTCACCGCTTGTCGCTTAGAAAGACTGGCACACAGCACCTGCGCATGAAATACTTAACGGTGTGGGTAAGCAGCTAATAGCGTGATTGCCGAATACAGTAGCCGTTGTACACTAGTATGCCAAGTATTTTATATCACCGTGGAGATAGTCAGTCCTCACTTCTCATCCCGAGAAACTTCACACTCACTTTCATCGGCACGCTGCACGTTGCGCAGCACGCCCATGGACACTGAAAGTTGCCATGATGATAAACCTCGTCTTTCATCTTCTACTTCCTTGCCCCTCCAACGACCAGCTTCAAGACACATCTTTCCATAAACCGCGGGCACAATACATCCGCAATCATGCCACCATCAGTCATCAACAACGAGCATGCTTCGGTCATTTGGCCGATACAATCGTTTGCGGTAAGCAACGACTTCAAGTCGCCCCGCCCGGCAAGTCTCCTGCTCGATCGCGCAAACTCAGAGTTTGGCATTCTCTACGAGACTGAGCCCGGAGTCAGCGTCATGGCTCAATTCCTAGATACCGAAGAAGCAGTCTACTTCCAGGTGTTCAAGGTGCGCGCAGCATGCACCCGCTTCAATAACACTTGTAAGAAGGTATGCGTCTTGATGCAGCACTTCCAACTAGATCTGCACTTCACGATAGTTGCCCATGCTGCGGAGTTCCTACAGAAGCTTGCTCGGACTGCCACAAAAGTTAGCAACCTCCACTTTGAGGTCCACGAGGCCGTCTCGTAAGTTGCGCTCTTACAGCAATTGCGAAATCGCAAAAGTGCTAATCACGAGACGTCTAGCAAAGCGGCGATTGAGCGTCCTAACTTCAACATGGAGAAGGAGGGCTATGCCAATCAGATCAACCAGCAATGGATGGCAATTCCCGACGAAACTACCTCAGAGTGGGCTCGGTAAGTTTCTTCGATTCGTGTGATGGAACAAACAGTTGACTGACGTTTTCAGCATCTACAAGACTGGCAAGTGCTCCGACTTCACCGTCATCGCCGGTGGCAGAATGTTCCCTGTCCATCGCGTTTTGTAAGCATGCAGCTTTCCATCGTCTCAACTCAGCTGACCAAACGATCAGGTTATGCACTAGGTCGCAGTACTTCAATGCAGTCTGTGACGGCCAGTTCTCTGTAAATCTACGGGATCATGTTGACTACAGGATTTGGGACTCTGCTAACATCGTAAAGGAGACGGAAGAGCGCTCCATCACTTTGCCTGAGAGCGATCAGACTGTGAGCACAATGCTACAAGAGATCTATGAAGTCTACAACTCAACAACGAGTTCCATATTCACAAGCTTCGCACTTCGACGCGAGATGGAGAAGGATCGTGTTATGATGGACTTGTTGGCTCTCTTCGTTGCATTCGACAAGGTCAGTTTCCATGATGTTTCGCACGATCTTATGGCTGACAAAATACTCAGTACAATCTCGAACCCATCAAGCAGAAAGCCACCGAAGCCATCATTGATCGCATGACATTCATCCCTGATCCATTCAGCATCGTCGATCTCGCTGCATCCATCTATGATGACAATTTTTCTCAGAACGATCGAGGCTTGCGCAAGGCAATCATCGCACACGTGCAGATGAGACTGCCCACCATCATGGACGATGAAGCTGCGTGGGAAGAATACTCGGAGAACAAGGCTGTCCCTAAGGCACTGCACACCCACCAGCGTGACATGATGGATGGCGCTTTTGGAGTACTCACGCCGCCGGTCAGCCCGACGAAGAAGTGAGGGACGGCGTAACCAGCGTATGTGCTGCTTGTTTTGATGGTGTTTTTCAGAAGGAAGAAAAGGAAGATGCTGGCGTATGGTTCTTCGCATGAAAGATGAGATACCAGCACATGGAGCATGGAGCAGGTATCATGGGAGCCTTATACACTGAGGAACCTTGGAGGCGCTTCATACCAACAGCCATTGTCTCTGACTGCATGGTAACGACGCCCATAACAGGTACCTCTGTAGAAGATATCAGAACAAATATAAGCAAAGCATAGCAATACTCTTGAAAGCCCAATGGTGCAACCTCGACACCCTCGCACGTGCACGCGCGTCGGCGCTAAAGCTCGGCTTTTGAACCCCGTCCTCCCCACAATAGAGCCACGTGAAGCCGCGCCCTGCACCGCCACCACCTCAATGGCCCCCGATGTAGCCTCCATGAGCACCACACCGACGACGACGCCGGCCGCGCTCAAGACGTCGCAAAAGCCCCCCACAGGTCCCAATGTGCTGGAAGTAGTCTTTGGCTCGCTGCTCGTGAAGCCATGGTACCCATCCTTCTACCCCGAAGAGCTGGTCGGCCGACGCGTAGACCGGTTGTATGTATGCCAATGGTGCTTCAAGTATACCACAGAGGAGGTCAAGTTTCTGGGACATATGGTAAGTATTCATGCTGATATATACATGTTAGGGTACTAATGAGGTCTGTCCGTGTCTTAGAACGCATGTCCCCTACGCAACGACCCCCCACCAGGTACACCCATCTACACAGCATCCAACTACTCCCTCTATGAAATCGACGGTGAAAAACATAAACTCTACGCCCAGAACCTCTCGCTCTTCGCCAAGCTCTTCCTCGACACAAAATCCGTCTTCTACGACGTCACCACGTTCCTGTATTATCTGCTCATCGCACACAAGCCGGAGCCCTCCATACCGAAGCCGCGGTTCGGCGACGGGCcagatgaagaagaagaagcaacaCATGGTGACGACGACAACGTTGGCAGCGCAGCAAAAGGCCAAGTCGTAGGTTTCTTCAGCAAAGAGAAGATGAGCTGGgacaacaacaacctcgCCTGTATTCTAGTTTTCCCACCATGGCAGAAACAGGGATTGGGACAAATACTCATGGGCGCAAGTTACGAGATGAGTAGACGAGAAGAAAGGCTCGGTGGACCTGAGAAACGTATGTTGCATTCCCCCCCTATAACACACCGTCTCATCACAAACACCGCCACAGCATTATCAGACCTTGGCCGCATAGCCTACACACACTACTGGTCGCAAACCCTCGCGCGCACCATCATCAATAGCCCCACCAAGAAAACCCTCACCATCCACGACCTCCGCGATAAGACGTATATCGTGCCTGAGGACATTATTGCGACGTTGCAAGCTATGGATGTGCTGGAGCAGAGGAGAAAGGGGGGTGCGGATGCGGTCATCAACAAAGCCAGGGTAAGGATGTGGGCGGAGAGTAATGGCGTGGATGTTATGAAGGGGCCGGTTGATACGGAGGCGTTTGTTGTGAGGGATGCTAGTCGGGGGGTTAGTGAGGATGGATGAGGGGTGGGCTGGAGATGTGTGGTTGAAGTCTATGGTATGGGATGCCAATTTTCAAGCTGGATTCGACCTTCCTGTTGTTATACAGGGTTTGCATTATCCGCTAGTGTTAGTAGATGAATAGCATTCATTTGAGTTGATCGCGCAAAAGTACAGGGTTTATGAACGGCTTTTCATCAACTATCATCTTTCTAGACATACAAGTCACACAGCACGAGACGACCCCCCAACCAACAAGCACAATCACAACACACAGTCAAAGAATAAGGTACCAATATGTGTGGATAATATATCATCTCATTCTCATTCCCAATTTTTGTCCTTTTCTTCACATCATAACCTAAACAAAATCCTATAGCTTAAACTATCCCAAAATGAAATCAATAGGTGATGGCTTTTGTTggacaacaacaacaccaatgACATGCATGACGGGCCACCATAGAGAAGGAAAAGCAAAAAACTAAACTGGGATGGGGGTATCAAAAAGAGCCAAATCATGTAAATGAAAACCCTTCCGTTCATCCGTTTGTGGGGGGAAGGAAAACAAACAAACATACACAAAACAAGGAGAGGTTCTCCTTTAGTAAGAAATATCATCGTTAGAGAAGGAGGTAAAAAAAATGAACAACGAAAAGAAACATATACAACAGCGCTGCATGCGTCGTAAAATCTCCAAGTTTGAACATACACATGTGATAGACTTATTCGGCCCGACTGGTCTTGGGGCTCTTCTGAGCATGTGGGTTGTTGACGGAATCGCTAGTGCGCGCGCGCTTCAATCTAGATTGAGCGGAAATCATGCTGCTGGACCTGCTCTCACGGCTAAGTCTCTTCTCACGCTTAGCAGCTGCTTCGAGGAGACCACCGGCCGGGCTGTTAAACCCGCTACCGCCGCCCGCCGTTGCCGCCGAGCTACCGGCTGGGATCTCCTCGGCAAGGCGGTCGGCAAGAGCGGCGTCGTATTCGCGCTCGCTAGCACGCACAGCAGTGGGGTCTTGTTGGCGTGCTGTCGCGAGCAGGTCGACGCTACCGTCATCGCTTTCCTCGTAATCCGACTCTGATTCTTCAGAATCCTCTGAGCCGCCGGGCGCAATGTTAAGGATTTGCATCGCTGTTGCTGGCGACTCTGATGAGTCGTCGTCGGGTTCCGATGATGCATCAGACGCATTAGATGCAAGGTCTGAATCGACGTCGCCCGAGGAGCACGAGTCAAAGGGCAAAAAGGACGCAGGCGGAAGAGCAGAACTGGGCAGCGATTTACGGTTTGCAGAGAGAATCTTCTGTTGAAAGACGGGTTGGGGACTCTCCCGAGGCGAAGTTGTTTCTGATGCCTCTGGGTGTGAGTATAATGCATCCTGGATGGCCTTAGGGTAGAGACTTGATCTGCGCCTAGTAGAAATATGGCTTGGTGCTGTGGATACCTGGGAACGTCGCACATGAATGGAAAAGTTATCCTCGGGCTGCACGCCACCCAAGCCAGAGGCTTCAAAGTTCATAAGCTCTGGACTGGTGTTACCACTGTCGTCTTTCAAAGACTCTGGGGAGAAGCCCAGGTCATCGTTACTCAACACGGTGCGTCCTCCGCCGGCAGAGTCGATGTCCATAGGGGTAGAATCCAGAGGGCCACGTGGCTCTGCAGTATCCGAGACAGCGTTGGCTTGTAATGCAGGGTCCATCTTGGCACCAAGAGGCTGGCTCGTAATGGCCTTGTAGCTGCCCGGCATTGTGAGGAACGCTCCATGACGGTCACCACTAAGATCGGTGCAGAACTTGGCCTTGTTGTAGAAGATCATGGGTCCATCGTCACGTCTAGGCTTGGATGGCTGGCTTTGCATGATAGAGCTGCTGAAGCCCGATGAGTTACCAGCCGGTTGGGGATGGTGGGAGAAGTTGGCCGAAGACTCAGCGTCGAAGCCATAGTAGTCCTCTTCGTTATCGGAA from Pyrenophora tritici-repentis strain M4 chromosome 1, whole genome shotgun sequence encodes the following:
- a CDS encoding BUD22 domain containing protein, with the protein product MAGTRSSTRTSGSNSSPAKNGTAAGTKRKQEVEPSSKRNRKATKKQTTIEESMGKGDDSEMRDASDGGSDTKQIDESEEKVDEDLIDSDDEKALTTGDDVIAATTGNEQKEDKTDDAAAKTDKVSQDKQDDKSSGDAKESVAEGDGAVEESSQRAKQVPSNILEKGVIYFFTRNRVGIEESESVGDLQRTFFVLRPMPTGAKLGDGTLADNNNNRLFALPKKVFPKSHNDRFMAFVEKANTTIKELKESFFGANEYKTKTQGSRRTEPVAPVAEGVYAITRTEDRTCHLVYSTTIPSELGEVQEDLGIKDQGSFIMSVKNPERSGPAQAQLPQKPDFPKEFIEEFRGLAWVEVKPKYLDYEYCQILLIGEKMENGVQPTTKDQKHEKDTPLEEIEKLEHEDELRVEHLSGDDSVYDDLKISKQEYPQVATTW
- a CDS encoding BTB domain containing protein, with the translated sequence MPPSVINNEHASVIWPIQSFAVSNDFKSPRPASLLLDRANSEFGILYETEPGVSVMAQFLDTEEAVYFQVFKVRAACTRFNNTCKKVCVLMQHFQLDLHFTIVAHAAEFLQKLARTATKVSNLHFEVHEAVSKAAIERPNFNMEKEGYANQINQQWMAIPDETTSEWARIYKTGKCSDFTVIAGGRMFPVHRVLLCTRSQYFNAVCDGQFSETEERSITLPESDQTVSTMLQEIYEVYNSTTSSIFTSFALRREMEKDRVMMDLLALFVAFDKYNLEPIKQKATEAIIDRMTFIPDPFSIVDLAASIYDDNFSQNDRGLRKAIIAHVQMRLPTIMDDEAAWEEYSENKAVPKALHTHQRDMMDGAFGVLTPPVSPTKK
- a CDS encoding SAS2, Histone acetyltransferase (MYST family); this encodes MAPDVASMSTTPTTTPAALKTSQKPPTGPNVLEVVFGSLLVKPWYPSFYPEELVGRRVDRLYVCQWCFKYTTEEVKFLGHMNACPLRNDPPPGTPIYTASNYSLYEIDGEKHKLYAQNLSLFAKLFLDTKSVFYDVTTFLYYLLIAHKPEPSIPKPRFGDGPDEEEEATHGDDDNVGSAAKGQVVGFFSKEKMSWDNNNLACILVFPPWQKQGLGQILMGASYEMSRREERLGGPEKRMLHSPPITHRLITNTATALSDLGRIAYTHYWSQTLARTIINSPTKKTLTIHDLRDKTYIVPEDIIATLQAMDVLEQRRKGGADAVINKARVRMWAESNGVDVMKGPVDTEAFVVRDASRGVSEDG